A portion of the Corticium candelabrum chromosome 5, ooCorCand1.1, whole genome shotgun sequence genome contains these proteins:
- the LOC134179778 gene encoding peptidyl-prolyl cis-trans isomerase FKBP2-like, protein MKLIVYCLVLILIVGSLGSAKDGKLRIGVKKRPESCSVKAKKGDSLTMHYTGTLEDGTEFDSSIPRGEPFVFTLGAGQVIKGWDQGLIGYAYVPTASVMLFYLISFCVMVNVLYVVCIFN, encoded by the exons ATGAAGCTTATCGTTTATTGCTTGGTGCTGATTTTGATTGTTGGATCACTGGGGTCCGCAAAGGATGGTAAATTGAGGATCGGAGTGAAGAAAAGACCAGAATCGTGCAGTGTGAAAGCGAAGAAAGGCGACAGTCTGACAATGCATTACACT GGGACCCTTGAGGATGGAACTGAATTTGACAGCAGTATACCCAGAGGTGAACCCTTTGTTTTTACTCTTGGAGCGGGACAAGTAATAAAAG GGTGGGATCAAGGTCTTATTGGGTATGCATATGTACCTACTGCAAGTGTAATGTTGTTTTATCTCATTTCTTTCTGTGTCATGGTGAACGTATtatatgtagtttgtatctttaattaa